ATAGAgatggtttttcttttcttttcctaccAGACGTGTAATTCTtacttttaatatttttacgatTACTTTTATACTGTTAGATTTTACATAATTGAAATTACACAATTTCGAACACGATTGTAAACCAAAAGTTTTATACCAGACTCacagtaaataaaataatcgaatGTATATACGTTGATGttgtgaattttattgaattctTTGGTATGCGCATTACGCACCTCTGAATCAGAGTCAAATTTAGGGTAACAGCCGTATTTAAACGACCTCACCCACTATAACAATATTGTACACACGTTAAATACGTTTTATGTTGTCTTCAGTGAGTTTGTGTGTCTATCTGTGTTAGTTTGTATACACTTTGAACGATATACTTTCtattatcaaaaaaaagtCCTAGTTTTAGAGAAACTTAATATCGTACATCtcgttatatatataatatacaataactAATAGTAAGCTCtttgtattataaataaaaaataaattagaaataataataagatttATCTTAACTTtgacatatgtatatgtataataggtaaataagattgaaaaaagatgCTGCCTGTTACGCGACTAAATCGGGGCTTATGTTAAGTTTTGTTTATGGCGATGTTCCGTCTTTTAGCGAAAACTGAGTTACCGTGGCATTGGAAGaacttcaaattttcactgtGACTAATCGTAATCGTGGGAATTCGAGAATTGTTTGCGTTAGATGATACAAGATGTTGGATTTGAACGCATGAATACTTCAATCAATTTCACCGCTATCGAGAAAGTCAATCAATATACACAATTCAACCCTCCAAAAACCGGAAAGATTCATGGAAAAACAAGACATTACATGATATAAGTAGCGCGCGATGGTAAATATTGTAAGGATTAGACTAAATACAAAATCtaacaaagaaattttttatacaacatTAATCGGGCGCTGTCAACAAGGACTGTACATCCAGCAGGCTTTCGGTAGGTAGCGTTGAGTTGTTCATAATAGGCGTGCTGATAACATTGCCAGATTTCTTATTGGTAAATGGATAAAAGCTGTCTATGTTCATCTGTACCAAATACGTTGTGACTTTATCAACAGGAGAACTGCAACTACCGTTTGCGTTCACTTTCAAATGACTTATGTCATTTTGTATAAGACGCGAGTATAGTTCAATGTGATTTCTACCTCCGTTGCGTATCTCAAGCGGTGGTATCCACCTGAAGTAACATTGAGCCCAAAGTTCTAGGCAGGGAATATTGAACACAGGCTTTATGTACGTCTTTCCCGTTGAAGATAACGACATACTGTACAGAGGATTGTAGAATAGCAATATATCTGAATCGTTGAACTGCTCTCGCCAATCCCATACACTCCGTAGAATAAGAGGACTAGCAGGATCCTGTATGGTAAGAAGTTAGAAATTTATATCACTGAAGCTCTAGAAGAAGCtgttttatatttaataatcTCGACGAAAACTCACCATAGCCGCGTCGTATCGATCTTTTTCACAATTGAATATGAACGTGTCAAATATTGAGATGTGTGCTGAGTCCCATAGGGTTGTTAGATATGTTTCCGTGAATTCAAATTCAGCAGGGAATTGCCGGCAAAGTTGCCAAACACAGTCAAGATAGAGGAGAAGTAGCGGGGactgttgaaaattgaagaaatctAAGAGTTATGAAGATGCTAGATTtgcaattatttcaaaatgacATTATACAAATGAAACATACCCTTTCTGAACTTGATTTCATAATGTGGCCGAGTCGATCACAAAACGGATGCCCAGCGGCGACCCATTCTTTTTGAAGAAGGGACTCAAATCCTGTTATGGTTCGATAATAGGGATCAAGTAATAATTGGATTAAACTCGATATAACGCAACACAGATCTCTGCTTTCCCCTTCTGAAAACAATCGACACCgtgcattgaaaaaaatgttaaatttcGGTGCAAGTAAATTGTCTTGTACGGAAACTCGTACCTTGCAAAATTACTGAAGTACCCGCGTTCAAACAGTCACTGGCTTCAACGGATTTCTCAAGGCAGTACGAAACTGATCTTAGCCACTTGGTCCCTTCAagtaacgaataaaaattattatcctgCATCCAGAATTGCCGAATGTTTTCTGTAACAAATGCAAAGGATTGTGAGGAATGGTACATAAtaagttgaattttcattcaacagTATAGTGAAAATGTTACAGACTAGAGCGTGGAATACCTGGTGAACAGAGACTGATGAATTTCGCATATCCAGTAGCAAGGGATTTAACAGTTACATCTTTCTTCAATTCAATAACTATTGGTTCAAGCTTTTGAGGATGACTTTTACGAATATTTTCTAGCATAATATTTTCCTGTGTTCGCTCTGTAATGGTGGGCAACAGTTCAGACATTCTGACCAATGCAGCTCCACGTTCACTCGACCATGACCAAACGGGTGGCCGACTACCTTGAAAGTGTCCAGCTGCTCTGGTTAGCTGACTATCCGTGACAGATGCTGGTACTATAATATATTGCGATAAACTGTAAATAATAACgagttgattattttttggGGTACATAAAGAACAGTGCATTAGGTATTGTTTCAGATATTCATTggctttttttcaaaactgtcgAGACTGACATTGGTAGGTTTTTGATTGAGGACATGGATACGCACCTaagagaaaattcaaattctacGTTTGCCGTAGACACTCTCCATGCCTTGTTTGTATTTCCCCTGATTCGAGTAGTACGTTGGAGTTCGTTTTCCCAGTCAGCACGATCTCGAAATAGATGAACCCCTCTCTCCATGCTATTGTAGTAAGGCTCTCTGAAAGCGCAGAAATTTCAGCTTTATCGCAAATAATAGCTAATGCTATAGATAGAAAAATACACTGTCTTAATGACAACAATAGCAATATAATAAAGGGCATTTTACAACTATGTATTACATGTAAttgtaatagtaatagtaataataggATGGGTCATTACTTATTATACTGACTTGTAATCATATGCAAACAGAAGTTGATGCCTACTAGGGAAAGCGTGATGCAGTAGAGTGGTCAGTAAATTTTTACCGCAACCGACTGGTGAAAACTTAAATGAAAATGACCACGTCCTCATATTCTGAAATCTCATATTAATTACTACATTTCATCACACAGCAAGAATACACGTGTATGCATAGTATATAACACACAAACACAGACAAAGTTAAGGACCAGAGATAAATCACCTTGCAGACGATGAAGATTCCTTCTACTTTGGAAGGTATCGTACTTCCTGTATAGAGTCGTCTTTTTTTGTCACCTATGATTATATAAATGTCGTGTATATTTGACAAACATGTGTCTGTATATCCGCACAGATTATTTTGCTGATAAGTTACATCCTGAAAAGAACATTATTGACACTATTAATAAAACTAACCTCAGAAGAAGAAGACTTGTCAGCTATCTGGTCAGTTGTTCAGATATTTAAACAGATGGCATATTATAAACCATCTGCTTTATGAAAACTACACTGAGAAGTACTTAATTAAAGATATTGGTTCAACTGTGCATgcaatttacaattagttacAGATTTTATACAGAATGTCTTTCCATGTCATCCTTGACCAAACTAGACATTATGACTGACTAACGAGAAAGCTGCTGATACGGAAATCTAAGGGACTAATTGATATAAAATGATCACAACTTGTAAGCTaattattttatgtatttgTTGATCATTCCTAACATTCAGGGGTTTTTTATCAAACATGAATCATGAAAAACATGAGTACACATTAAACTATTCTGACAATATCTTGTATTAATGCCCGCCTTTAAAATAACGCCATAAGAATCCACGTCTGTGCAACATCTGCAAATAATTTAGcagatttgaatgaaacaaataaatttgaatatttttacctcgCTATTGGTATCGTCAGTGGTGACGAAACTGagcttgaaatttgttactGACAATATTCCGGATATTCCTTGGGTCAGATCGCCAACAGGGGCAAACATCAATACATTTTGTGCCTTTGCGATGAGAAGTTCACCAGCGAGTAGCTTCATGCTATTTTCAGACAAAGAATCCCGATGGCTTGTACCGAGCAGCTGAAATCAACAGTGAAACGTGAAGGAGTTTAGGATGTTTACACAGTATTACTTGATCAAATTCCAGAGCAAAATATCACATCTAGTGGTACTTCTAGGTTAAGTTCAAGTATTTACATAGTCATTCTGCACCATCTAATTACCAATTGACATATGAAACGCGGTATTTATTTTCGGGGTAAACATGAAAATTATAGAGGCCTACCTGCATTTCGTGTTGTTCGAAACCGACATAGCTGATAAAGTTGTTGCCAGTTTTGTTCTCCATTGTAGCAAGCTGCTAGCCGCTATCAAAGGAGAAAAATATCCGCCTCAACGATGAAAATCTCCGGTCAATCAATTTGTCGGTGGTATTTTAAACGTCAAAGGAACTTTTGAGGCGGGGAAAACACGCTGTTTGACATATTTCAAGGGAATTGAGAATGGCAAGACAGCAACGATGCGAAAagggaatttgaaaaaaaaaaaaccaaaaaaaaaatttcaccgaggtTCTGTGTTGATGATGAATTTCTGATAACGAAAACTCAAGATGTATAATGAAATGTATGTAATACTGTCTGCTCAATCGCTGCTGCCTTTAATCATCGTCACTGATAGATCTCTGCAGAGGGCAGCACTAACTGTAACAAGGCCGCGATTTTGGAACGACACGCTTGTCCCGGTTTCCTCGCTAACATTGTTTAGTACGCCGTGGTCCAAGAACGGTGTTGGTGTTGAGTGCCACTGCTAGTGCGACATGGCGACCGCAGCCAAAACGACCCCGCAAGATTTGCCGCCGAAGGGCGGATACGGTCCAATTGTGACCGAAAGGACTAAATTGCGGTCCATTTTCAGCGGTACAGTATCACTCGACTTGCATCAATTCAAGTCACGAGTCACAGTTTCTCAGCTGTTGCGATACTTGGTTATGTTATGTAACTGGAGGTTCGATTTAACCTGCAGATGATTAGTTGTTCTAATTTATGTCCTTAGGTCGGTCGATGATACTTGGATATTTCGCTGTCACGTCAGTCTCATTCTACATTTACTTTAAGGGCTATAAAGTCATAAAAAAACATGAAGTTGAAATGAGAAGCGCCAGAATGGTCATGTTCCCTCTACTGCTTGCTGAACGGGATCGAGAGTATGACAGTTTAATCGACTTGGTTTGAACAAGTTcttatttcaaaacttttatcTTGATTGCGGTGTTCCGACTTTCCAGATATTTGAAGCAGCTGAGACGGAATCGTGACTCTGAAACGGAACTTATGAAGAACGTTAAGAATTGGGAGACTGGAACGTACTATGGAGAGCCTATTTACAAGACGGCCAAGAGCAGTAAACTGATAGATCCTGACTGTCTTGAGTATTACGCTTTTGCTTCAGATAAAGATTATCAGGACCGTGCTGAAATCTCATTGTGGACTTAAGTTTAAAACCCAAAGTAGATTCCAGAGAGATTCACATAATGATATTTTAGTGCTGATTGTAATTCTTACAtgtgttaaataaaattgtgtaTGATGGAAACAACGCAGAGTCTTACGAACATGTTTGATAACTATTGTTCATTTTTAAGATTTGGGAATATTTGTGTCGGCAATTAGACTTTTGTAGTTATATATTGTGAAATGACTTTTGCTAAACATTGACGTCAATTTGATTGAGAAATCCAAGAAGATTTTGTGGAAATTTGGCATAGACtagaaaatttgacgaaaataAGCACATTGAATGTCATATCTGCTTAGTTCTAGATTCTTAGTTCGGCTATAACTAGTCTACAAGTGAAGGTGAATAACTCTGCTTTATAATTtatg
The Neodiprion lecontei isolate iyNeoLeco1 chromosome 3, iyNeoLeco1.1, whole genome shotgun sequence DNA segment above includes these coding regions:
- the LOC107227586 gene encoding myotubularin-related protein 10-B isoform X1, producing MENKTGNNFISYVGFEQHEMQLLGTSHRDSLSENSMKLLAGELLIAKAQNVLMFAPVGDLTQGISGILSVTNFKLSFVTTDDTNSEDVTYQQNNLCGYTDTCLSNIHDIYIIIGDKKRRLYTGSTIPSKVEGIFIVCKNMRTWSFSFKFSPVGCGKNLLTTLLHHAFPSRHQLLFAYDYKEPYYNSMERGVHLFRDRADWENELQRTTRIRGNTNKAWRVSTANVEFEFSLSLSQYIIVPASVTDSQLTRAAGHFQGSRPPVWSWSSERGAALVRMSELLPTITERTQENIMLENIRKSHPQKLEPIVIELKKDVTVKSLATGYAKFISLCSPENIRQFWMQDNNFYSLLEGTKWLRSVSYCLEKSVEASDCLNAGTSVILQEGESRDLCCVISSLIQLLLDPYYRTITGFESLLQKEWVAAGHPFCDRLGHIMKSSSERSPLLLLYLDCVWQLCRQFPAEFEFTETYLTTLWDSAHISIFDTFIFNCEKDRYDAAMDPASPLILRSVWDWREQFNDSDILLFYNPLYSMSLSSTGKTYIKPVFNIPCLELWAQCYFRWIPPLEIRNGGRNHIELYSRLIQNDISHLKVNANGSCSSPVDKVTTYLVQMNIDSFYPFTNKKSGNVISTPIMNNSTLPTESLLDVQSLLTAPD
- the LOC107227571 gene encoding NADH dehydrogenase [ubiquinone] 1 alpha subcomplex subunit 13, with the protein product MATAAKTTPQDLPPKGGYGPIVTERTKLRSIFSGRSMILGYFAVTSVSFYIYFKGYKVIKKHEVEMRSARMVMFPLLLAERDREYLKQLRRNRDSETELMKNVKNWETGTYYGEPIYKTAKSSKLIDPDCLEYYAFASDKDYQDRAEISLWT
- the LOC107227586 gene encoding myotubularin-related protein 10-B isoform X2 translates to MKLLAGELLIAKAQNVLMFAPVGDLTQGISGILSVTNFKLSFVTTDDTNSEDVTYQQNNLCGYTDTCLSNIHDIYIIIGDKKRRLYTGSTIPSKVEGIFIVCKNMRTWSFSFKFSPVGCGKNLLTTLLHHAFPSRHQLLFAYDYKEPYYNSMERGVHLFRDRADWENELQRTTRIRGNTNKAWRVSTANVEFEFSLSLSQYIIVPASVTDSQLTRAAGHFQGSRPPVWSWSSERGAALVRMSELLPTITERTQENIMLENIRKSHPQKLEPIVIELKKDVTVKSLATGYAKFISLCSPENIRQFWMQDNNFYSLLEGTKWLRSVSYCLEKSVEASDCLNAGTSVILQEGESRDLCCVISSLIQLLLDPYYRTITGFESLLQKEWVAAGHPFCDRLGHIMKSSSERSPLLLLYLDCVWQLCRQFPAEFEFTETYLTTLWDSAHISIFDTFIFNCEKDRYDAAMDPASPLILRSVWDWREQFNDSDILLFYNPLYSMSLSSTGKTYIKPVFNIPCLELWAQCYFRWIPPLEIRNGGRNHIELYSRLIQNDISHLKVNANGSCSSPVDKVTTYLVQMNIDSFYPFTNKKSGNVISTPIMNNSTLPTESLLDVQSLLTAPD